Proteins encoded within one genomic window of Granulicella pectinivorans:
- the pstC gene encoding phosphate ABC transporter permease subunit PstC, whose protein sequence is MELSKAAPNGTTPRSSGQPMSFAERLRKGDEIAYLVTLVAALTIILITALLAEHLWTNSLLSRQKFGFHFLTSRTWDPVNGNFGALPFVYGTVLTSFLGLLIAVPVGIGAAIFLAEMAPRKISNVLTFLVELLAAVPSVIFGLIGIFVLVPILNQVVPPITDHLAWLPIFSGTFYGVSYLTAGIVLSIMIVPFIVSISREVLMSVPTAQREAMMALGATKWDVTWKAVVPYAQRGIIGSVFLSLARALGETMAVTMVIGNVPEIHASLLSPGYTIAAVIANEFTEATEDIYLHALVEMALVLFVVTMIVNAGARLLMLTAGIKEIRE, encoded by the coding sequence ATGGAATTATCGAAAGCAGCACCCAACGGGACCACTCCGCGAAGCTCTGGCCAGCCCATGAGCTTCGCGGAGCGTCTGCGTAAGGGCGACGAGATCGCCTACCTCGTCACCCTCGTCGCCGCGCTCACCATTATTCTCATCACCGCCCTGCTCGCCGAGCACCTGTGGACCAACTCCCTGCTCTCCCGGCAGAAGTTCGGTTTCCACTTCCTCACCTCCAGGACCTGGGACCCCGTCAACGGAAACTTCGGCGCGCTGCCCTTCGTCTACGGTACCGTTCTCACCTCGTTCCTCGGCTTGCTCATCGCGGTTCCCGTCGGCATCGGCGCGGCCATCTTTCTGGCGGAAATGGCGCCCCGCAAGATCTCGAACGTCCTCACCTTCCTGGTCGAGCTCCTCGCCGCCGTCCCCAGCGTGATCTTCGGCCTCATCGGTATCTTCGTGCTCGTGCCGATCCTGAACCAGGTCGTCCCGCCCATCACGGACCACCTGGCCTGGCTACCCATCTTCTCCGGCACGTTCTACGGCGTCAGCTATCTCACCGCCGGCATCGTGCTGTCGATCATGATCGTGCCGTTCATCGTGTCCATCTCCCGCGAAGTGCTCATGTCCGTGCCCACCGCGCAGCGTGAGGCCATGATGGCTCTCGGTGCCACGAAGTGGGATGTCACCTGGAAGGCCGTTGTTCCTTACGCGCAGCGCGGCATCATCGGCTCCGTCTTCCTTTCGCTCGCCCGCGCCCTGGGGGAGACGATGGCCGTCACCATGGTCATCGGCAACGTGCCCGAGATTCACGCCTCGCTGCTCTCGCCCGGTTACACCATCGCCGCCGTCATCGCGAATGAGTTCACCGAGGCCACCGAAGACATCTACCTGCACGCCCTCGTCGAGATGGCCCTGGTCCTCTTCGTCGTCACCATGATCGTCAACGCCGGCGCCCGCCTGCTTATGCTCACGGCTGGAATCAAGGAGATTCGCGAGTAA
- the pstS gene encoding phosphate ABC transporter substrate-binding protein PstS produces MIRKMMFAAALTAATLAPLTVQAQNVTLTGAGSTFAAPLYSKWAAEYKKSHPNVEINYQAIGSGGGIRQVSTGTVDFGGTDGPMNDAQLADAKNKLHTDILHFPTALGAAVPIYNVAGVASDLKFTQDALAGIFLGKITKWNDKYIQDANPGVKLPAANILVVHRSDGSGTTYTWADFLSKVSPEWKSRVGVNSSLSWPVGLGGKGNDGVAGLVKQTPNSIGYVELVYAVQNKISYGEVRNSSGKFVKAGLASVSAAAAGAVKNMPADFRVSITDAPNAEAYPISTFTWMLIPRNMNDKNKAAVLKDFLKWSLTTGQNECEALTYAKLPKEVVTKEAVAIGTLQY; encoded by the coding sequence ATGATTCGCAAGATGATGTTCGCCGCAGCGCTCACGGCAGCCACCCTCGCTCCTCTCACAGTTCAGGCCCAGAACGTAACGTTGACCGGTGCCGGTTCGACCTTCGCCGCGCCCCTGTACTCCAAGTGGGCCGCTGAGTATAAGAAGTCGCACCCCAACGTCGAGATCAACTACCAGGCCATCGGCTCGGGCGGCGGTATCCGCCAGGTCTCCACCGGCACCGTCGACTTCGGGGGCACCGACGGCCCGATGAACGACGCACAGCTCGCCGACGCGAAGAACAAGCTCCATACCGACATCCTTCATTTCCCCACCGCCCTCGGCGCGGCCGTGCCGATCTACAACGTCGCCGGTGTCGCCTCCGACCTCAAGTTCACGCAGGACGCCCTCGCCGGCATCTTCCTCGGCAAGATCACCAAATGGAACGATAAGTACATTCAGGACGCGAACCCCGGCGTGAAGCTCCCCGCCGCGAACATCCTCGTCGTCCACCGTTCGGACGGATCCGGCACCACCTACACCTGGGCCGACTTCCTCTCCAAGGTCAGCCCCGAGTGGAAGTCCCGCGTCGGCGTCAACAGCTCGCTCTCCTGGCCCGTGGGCCTCGGCGGCAAGGGCAACGACGGCGTCGCCGGTCTCGTGAAGCAGACCCCCAACTCCATCGGCTACGTCGAGCTCGTCTACGCCGTCCAGAACAAGATCAGCTACGGCGAAGTCCGCAACTCGTCGGGCAAGTTCGTCAAGGCGGGTCTGGCCAGCGTTTCGGCTGCTGCCGCCGGCGCGGTCAAGAATATGCCGGCCGACTTCCGCGTCTCCATCACTGACGCTCCCAACGCGGAAGCCTACCCCATCTCGACCTTCACCTGGATGCTGATCCCCCGTAATATGAACGACAAGAACAAGGCTGCGGTACTTAAGGACTTCCTGAAGTGGTCCCTGACCACCGGCCAGAACGAGTGCGAAGCCCTGACCTATGCGAAACTTCCTAAAGAAGTCGTCACCAAGGAAGCCGTCGCCATCGGAACGCTCCAGTACTAG
- the pstA gene encoding phosphate ABC transporter permease PstA, whose translation MASYPPTSKKIINAVMLTLTGLCAFAVVAVLIFILGYLVVNGARSLNWAFFTKLPVPVGEEGGGMANAIVGSGKLLMIAACLGVPLGLLGGVFLAEFSGSAFASIVRYTTDLLNGVPSIVMGIFVYTLVVLPMHHFSTLAGGIALGIMMIPIALRSTEEFLRGVPRALREGAMSLGASKTQTIISVIIPAALPGIVTGIMLNLARVAGETAPLLFTALNNQYWSPGFNHETASLPVVIFNYAISPYADLHRQAWAGGFVLLSAVLLINILARLVLSRRTHLPRS comes from the coding sequence ATGGCCTCCTATCCTCCAACCAGCAAGAAGATCATCAACGCCGTCATGCTCACGCTCACCGGCCTCTGCGCCTTCGCAGTCGTCGCGGTGCTCATCTTCATCCTCGGCTACCTCGTCGTCAATGGAGCGCGCTCGCTCAACTGGGCCTTCTTCACCAAACTGCCCGTGCCCGTCGGCGAAGAGGGCGGCGGCATGGCCAACGCCATCGTCGGCTCCGGCAAGCTGCTGATGATCGCCGCCTGCCTCGGCGTGCCGCTCGGTCTGCTCGGCGGTGTCTTCCTGGCTGAGTTCTCCGGCTCCGCCTTCGCCTCGATCGTCCGTTACACCACCGATCTGCTCAACGGCGTACCCTCAATTGTCATGGGTATCTTCGTCTACACGCTGGTCGTGCTGCCGATGCACCACTTCTCCACCCTCGCCGGTGGCATCGCGCTCGGCATCATGATGATTCCCATCGCCCTGCGCTCCACCGAGGAGTTCCTCCGCGGCGTCCCCCGCGCCCTGCGTGAGGGTGCCATGAGCCTCGGCGCGTCGAAGACCCAGACCATCATCAGCGTCATCATCCCTGCCGCGCTCCCCGGAATCGTCACCGGCATCATGCTCAACCTGGCTCGTGTCGCCGGCGAGACGGCACCGCTCCTCTTCACCGCACTCAACAACCAGTACTGGAGCCCCGGCTTCAACCACGAGACGGCTTCCCTGCCCGTCGTCATCTTCAACTACGCCATCTCGCCGTACGCCGATCTCCATCGGCAGGCGTGGGCGGGCGGCTTTGTGCTCCTTTCAGCCGTCTTACTCATCAATATCCTCGCGCGCCTCGTCCTTTCGCGACGTACGCATCTCCCCCGGAGCTAA